Proteins found in one Mesorhizobium sp. CAU 1732 genomic segment:
- a CDS encoding type II toxin-antitoxin system VapC family toxin, whose product MILVDTSIWVDHLNHGDDRLISALSRTQVLSHPFVLGEIALGNLRQRDLVLGEMRNLPKAVVASDTEVLDLIAHHRLFGLGIGYVDAHLLAATLLTAGSSLWTRDKRLDAVAKTIGVSADFE is encoded by the coding sequence TTGATCTTGGTCGATACCTCGATCTGGGTTGACCATCTCAATCACGGAGACGACCGCCTCATCTCCGCTTTGTCCCGTACGCAGGTTCTCTCGCATCCGTTCGTACTGGGAGAAATCGCGTTGGGAAATCTACGCCAACGCGACCTGGTTCTGGGCGAAATGCGAAACCTGCCCAAGGCTGTCGTTGCTTCGGACACCGAAGTCCTCGACCTGATCGCGCACCACCGCCTGTTCGGGCTCGGGATAGGGTACGTCGATGCTCATCTGCTCGCCGCGACTTTGCTGACGGCAGGCTCCAGCCTTTGGACCCGAGACAAACGACTTGACGCCGTAGCGAAGACCATCGGAGTTTCCGCCGATTTCGAATGA
- a CDS encoding type II toxin-antitoxin system VapB family antitoxin, giving the protein MRTTIAMDDDLISQAQAYTGLTEKSALVREALKALIERESAMRLARLGGTEPDLTAAARRRS; this is encoded by the coding sequence ATGCGCACCACAATTGCAATGGACGACGATCTCATTTCGCAGGCTCAGGCCTATACGGGCCTGACGGAAAAATCTGCGCTGGTCAGGGAAGCCCTCAAGGCATTGATCGAGAGAGAAAGTGCGATGCGCCTGGCTCGTCTCGGTGGCACCGAACCTGATCTAACGGCAGCAGCCCGGCGGCGCTCTTGA
- the purD gene encoding phosphoribosylamine--glycine ligase — MNVLLIGSGGREHALAWKIAASPLLTKLYAAPGNPGIAQEAECVALDVSDHQAIIQFAKDKSIDLVVVGPEAPLVAGLADDLAAAGIRVFGPSAAAAQLEGSKGFTKDLCARFDIPTAAYGRFNNAPKAKAYARSVGAPIVVKADGLAAGKGVTVAMTLDEALDAIDQCFEGAFGDAGAEVVVEEFMQGEEASFFCICDGETALPFGTAQDHKRVGEGDTGPNTGGMGAYSPAPVMTEEMTARVMREIVEPTMRGMKEIGAPFQGMLFAGLMITKDGPKLIEYNTRFGDPECQVLMMRLKDDLLVLMNAAVDGQLGHMSVRWRNEAALTVVMAAKGYPASPEKGSVIADVDEAASDDTLVFHAGTRREGDRLVAAGGRVLSVTALGSTVTEAKTRAYAVVDRIDWPEGFCRRDIGWQAVRREAEAKA; from the coding sequence ATGAACGTACTTCTGATCGGATCAGGCGGGCGCGAGCATGCGCTGGCATGGAAGATCGCGGCATCGCCCCTGCTGACCAAGCTCTACGCCGCACCGGGCAATCCCGGAATCGCTCAGGAAGCCGAATGCGTCGCGCTCGATGTGTCCGATCATCAGGCGATCATCCAATTCGCGAAGGACAAGTCGATCGATCTCGTCGTCGTCGGACCGGAAGCGCCGCTCGTCGCGGGTCTCGCCGACGATCTGGCTGCCGCCGGCATTCGCGTGTTCGGCCCGTCAGCCGCTGCCGCGCAGCTTGAGGGCTCGAAGGGCTTCACCAAGGATCTGTGCGCGCGGTTCGACATTCCGACCGCAGCCTACGGACGCTTCAACAATGCGCCGAAGGCAAAAGCCTATGCGCGCAGCGTCGGCGCGCCGATCGTCGTGAAGGCGGATGGCCTCGCGGCCGGCAAGGGCGTGACCGTTGCCATGACGCTCGATGAGGCGCTTGACGCGATCGACCAATGCTTCGAAGGCGCGTTCGGCGACGCGGGCGCGGAAGTCGTCGTCGAGGAGTTCATGCAGGGCGAGGAGGCGAGCTTCTTCTGCATCTGTGACGGCGAAACGGCGCTGCCGTTCGGCACCGCACAGGATCACAAGCGCGTTGGCGAGGGGGATACCGGGCCGAACACCGGCGGCATGGGCGCTTATTCGCCCGCCCCCGTCATGACGGAGGAAATGACGGCGCGCGTCATGCGCGAGATCGTCGAGCCGACCATGCGCGGCATGAAGGAGATCGGGGCGCCGTTTCAGGGCATGCTGTTTGCTGGCCTGATGATCACAAAGGATGGCCCGAAGCTGATCGAGTACAACACGCGCTTCGGCGACCCCGAATGCCAGGTGCTCATGATGCGTTTGAAGGACGATCTGCTCGTGCTGATGAATGCGGCCGTCGATGGCCAGCTCGGGCACATGTCCGTGCGTTGGCGAAACGAGGCGGCGTTGACGGTGGTGATGGCCGCGAAAGGCTACCCGGCATCGCCGGAAAAGGGCAGCGTGATCGCCGACGTTGACGAAGCCGCGTCGGATGACACGCTGGTCTTTCATGCCGGAACCCGGCGCGAGGGCGACAGGCTGGTCGCGGCCGGCGGTCGCGTGCTCAGCGTGACGGCCCTGGGCAGCACGGTCACGGAAGCGAAGACACGCGCCTATGCCGTGGTCGACCGCATCGACTGGCCGGAAGGGTTCTGCCGTCGTGACATCGGCTGGCAGGCAGTTCGGCGCGAGGCCGAGGCGAAAGCCTAG
- a CDS encoding GH25 family lysozyme, giving the protein MALASIGATQANDFSQPWKRDDRAIVLDAYENNPIDWTRLSTDKRIVGFINKGSDGLPPAYRCKGSDTEQRLCKALWLRYSVAKELYQTRRTLAKSLGMEWGVYHLGRPGNPIDQANHLIDFAQPGPDDLIAIDIEENDPAKWMSLEDAEEFSRHIQRRLGRFPVLYTNGSTAQFIADNRDRYPLLSRLPLWYARYKQEIGLHFPKGNWQTYALWQFSSQANCNDKTCHYRVPGTQNDIDVNVASMDADALREAWPFGGLLDVPEPLIAKVPLPFQRDLALAGSVQLTWASVTPMLASTPSFAEDIPFIHAIGVAELLAARHDIALGYALNATGAGIVAIDSILTGAVRKWSRTTMPN; this is encoded by the coding sequence ATGGCTTTGGCTTCAATTGGCGCGACGCAGGCCAACGATTTCTCCCAACCCTGGAAGCGCGACGATCGCGCCATCGTACTCGACGCCTATGAGAACAATCCGATCGACTGGACCAGGCTTTCGACCGACAAGCGTATCGTGGGCTTCATCAACAAGGGTTCCGACGGGCTGCCGCCTGCCTATCGCTGCAAAGGCAGCGACACCGAGCAGCGTCTTTGTAAGGCGCTGTGGCTGCGCTATTCCGTTGCCAAGGAACTCTATCAGACACGTCGAACCCTTGCGAAATCGCTCGGAATGGAGTGGGGCGTCTATCATCTCGGGCGGCCGGGCAATCCGATCGACCAGGCGAACCACCTGATCGACTTCGCGCAACCGGGACCAGACGATCTCATCGCGATCGACATCGAGGAAAACGACCCCGCCAAATGGATGTCGCTTGAGGATGCCGAGGAGTTCTCGCGCCACATCCAGCGCCGGCTTGGCCGGTTCCCGGTGCTCTACACCAACGGGTCGACCGCGCAGTTCATCGCCGACAATCGCGACCGCTATCCGCTCTTGTCGCGGCTGCCTCTGTGGTATGCGCGCTACAAGCAGGAGATCGGGCTGCACTTCCCTAAAGGAAACTGGCAGACCTACGCGCTATGGCAGTTCTCCTCACAAGCCAATTGCAACGACAAGACCTGCCACTATCGCGTGCCGGGCACGCAGAACGACATCGACGTGAATGTCGCCTCCATGGACGCCGATGCGTTGCGGGAAGCATGGCCCTTCGGTGGCCTGCTGGACGTCCCCGAGCCGTTGATCGCCAAGGTACCCCTGCCCTTCCAGCGTGACCTCGCGCTGGCGGGAAGCGTGCAACTGACATGGGCCTCGGTGACGCCGATGCTTGCCTCAACGCCTTCATTCGCCGAGGACATTCCATTCATTCATGCGATCGGCGTTGCCGAACTGCTGGCGGCCCGTCACGATATCGCGCTCGGCTACGCGCTCAACGCGACCGGAGCGGGGATCGTCGCGATCGACAGCATTCTCACCGGGGCGGTGCGCAAGTGGTCGCGCACCACCATGCCGAACTAG
- a CDS encoding acyl-CoA dehydrogenase family protein, translating into MYRAPVEEIAHTLKHVAGLGKALEEGRLGDLSEDLVDAILSEAGRFATDEVTPLRKIGDEHGAVLKDAEVTMPPGWKELYQRWVEGGWNSLTGPEEYGGQALPTMLSVAALEMWNSASMAFGIGPTLTMGAIEALEQHASQELKDIYLEKIVSGAWMGTMNLTEPQAGSDLAALRARAERADDGTYRIFGQKIFITYGEHDFTDNIVHLVLARLPDAPAGTRGISLFLVPKFLVNEDGSLGARNDVFCASIEHKLGIHASPTCTMIYGDGFAKDSAPGAIGWLIGEENKGLACMFTMMNNARLAVGMQGVAVAEAARQKALAYAEDRRQGKARDYKGEGMAPIVHHPDVKRNLLTMKALTQIARAISYSCAHALDMAKASEGDEATHWHERANLLTPIAKAFSTDIGVDVASIGLQIHGGMGYIEETGAAALLRDSRIAPIYEGTNGIQAIDLVMRKLPLAGGSHIKGYIGELKADIEALRTSNNEGFGRTAERCDAAIEEFADATDFLHDALADGRIEEALAGATPYLRLFALAAGGAYLVRGALAGQDAGRVALARFFAENLVDEAAALRRRVTMGGASLAEAQAALAS; encoded by the coding sequence ATGTATCGCGCGCCGGTGGAAGAGATCGCTCACACGCTCAAGCACGTCGCGGGGCTGGGCAAGGCGCTCGAAGAGGGGCGCTTGGGCGACCTTTCCGAGGACCTGGTCGACGCCATCCTCTCCGAAGCGGGCCGTTTCGCCACCGACGAAGTCACCCCGCTGCGCAAGATCGGCGACGAGCACGGTGCTGTCCTGAAGGACGCGGAAGTGACCATGCCGCCCGGCTGGAAAGAGCTCTACCAGCGTTGGGTCGAGGGTGGCTGGAACTCGCTGACCGGTCCGGAGGAATATGGCGGGCAGGCCCTGCCGACCATGCTGTCGGTTGCAGCCCTCGAAATGTGGAACTCCGCCTCCATGGCATTCGGCATCGGACCGACGCTGACGATGGGCGCAATCGAGGCGCTGGAGCAGCATGCGTCGCAGGAACTGAAGGACATCTATCTGGAAAAGATCGTGTCCGGCGCGTGGATGGGGACGATGAACCTCACCGAGCCGCAGGCGGGATCCGATCTTGCGGCCCTGCGGGCTCGTGCGGAGCGCGCCGATGACGGCACGTACCGCATCTTCGGCCAGAAAATCTTCATCACCTATGGCGAGCACGATTTCACCGACAACATCGTGCATCTGGTGCTGGCAAGGTTGCCCGATGCGCCGGCAGGCACACGCGGCATTTCGCTGTTCCTGGTGCCGAAGTTCCTCGTCAACGAGGATGGATCGCTGGGCGCGCGCAACGACGTGTTCTGCGCGTCGATCGAGCACAAGCTCGGCATCCACGCGTCGCCCACCTGTACGATGATCTATGGCGATGGCTTCGCCAAGGACAGCGCACCGGGTGCCATCGGCTGGTTGATCGGGGAGGAGAACAAGGGCCTCGCCTGCATGTTCACGATGATGAACAATGCGCGCCTCGCCGTCGGCATGCAGGGCGTCGCGGTCGCGGAAGCCGCGCGCCAGAAGGCGCTGGCCTATGCCGAGGATCGCCGACAGGGCAAGGCGCGGGACTACAAGGGCGAGGGCATGGCGCCGATCGTCCACCACCCGGACGTGAAGCGAAACCTTCTGACCATGAAGGCGCTGACCCAGATCGCCCGCGCGATTTCCTACTCCTGCGCCCACGCGCTCGACATGGCGAAGGCAAGCGAGGGCGACGAGGCAACCCATTGGCACGAACGCGCCAATCTGCTGACGCCGATCGCCAAGGCGTTTTCGACCGATATCGGCGTCGATGTCGCGTCGATCGGCCTGCAGATCCATGGCGGCATGGGCTATATCGAGGAAACCGGTGCTGCAGCCCTCCTGCGCGATTCCCGCATCGCGCCGATCTATGAAGGCACGAACGGCATCCAGGCGATCGATCTCGTGATGCGCAAGCTCCCACTGGCCGGCGGATCGCACATCAAGGGCTATATCGGTGAACTGAAGGCCGACATCGAGGCGCTGCGCACATCGAACAACGAGGGTTTCGGCCGCACGGCGGAGCGATGCGATGCAGCCATCGAGGAATTCGCCGACGCCACCGACTTCTTGCATGACGCGTTGGCCGATGGCCGTATCGAGGAAGCGCTTGCCGGCGCGACGCCGTATCTGCGTCTCTTCGCCCTGGCGGCTGGTGGCGCCTATCTCGTCCGAGGTGCGCTGGCTGGGCAGGATGCCGGGCGCGTCGCGCTTGCGCGGTTCTTCGCCGAAAATCTGGTGGACGAAGCGGCGGCCCTGCGGCGGCGCGTGACCATGGGCGGGGCCAGCCTCGCCGAGGCACAGGCCGCGCTGGCATCGTGA
- a CDS encoding crotonase/enoyl-CoA hydratase family protein, giving the protein MTDHIVVERRGAVQIVRMNRPDKKNAITRAMYAAMAKALTDGDADDAVRVHVIFGVPGAFSSGNDLADFMVVATGGDGGMEVFDFLTALATAAKPVVSGVDGIAVGIGTTINLHCDLTLATPRTEFRTPFVDLGIVPEAGSSLIAPALLGRQQAFALLGLCEGFSADRAKAAGLIYDVVPEDDLEASTLDLADRVAAKPPEALKITRDLMLGSREALVARIKEEGVHFRARLKSDEARAAFMAFMNRKKG; this is encoded by the coding sequence ATGACCGACCACATCGTCGTTGAGCGCCGCGGCGCTGTCCAGATCGTCCGGATGAATCGTCCGGACAAGAAGAACGCCATCACGCGGGCGATGTATGCCGCGATGGCCAAGGCGCTGACCGATGGCGACGCGGACGATGCCGTGCGGGTGCATGTCATCTTCGGCGTCCCCGGCGCATTCTCCTCGGGCAACGATCTCGCCGACTTCATGGTCGTCGCCACCGGCGGCGATGGCGGCATGGAAGTGTTCGACTTCCTGACGGCGCTCGCAACCGCCGCGAAGCCGGTCGTCTCCGGCGTCGATGGCATCGCCGTCGGCATCGGCACGACGATCAACCTGCATTGCGATCTGACGCTTGCCACGCCGCGTACCGAATTCAGGACGCCGTTCGTCGATCTGGGCATCGTGCCGGAGGCGGGGTCGAGCCTGATTGCGCCGGCCCTTCTGGGCCGCCAGCAGGCATTCGCGCTCCTCGGCCTGTGTGAAGGCTTTTCGGCCGACCGCGCCAAGGCCGCGGGGCTGATCTACGACGTGGTGCCCGAAGACGATCTCGAGGCCTCGACGCTCGATCTTGCCGATCGTGTCGCGGCCAAGCCACCGGAGGCGCTGAAGATCACGCGCGATCTGATGCTTGGTTCGCGCGAGGCGTTGGTCGCGCGCATCAAGGAAGAGGGCGTGCATTTCCGCGCCAGGCTGAAGTCCGACGAGGCGCGCGCCGCCTTCATGGCATTCATGAACCGGAAGAAGGGCTAG
- a CDS encoding DUF2283 domain-containing protein, whose product MNGTAMPSLTYDARSNMAYVRLSNAEVSGSEEVSPGLVIDYDEDGKIIAIEFQDAAAQLPADVLEKAG is encoded by the coding sequence ATGAACGGCACAGCGATGCCGAGCCTCACATACGATGCCCGCAGCAACATGGCCTATGTCCGCCTGTCCAACGCGGAGGTCAGCGGCAGCGAAGAGGTCTCGCCGGGACTCGTCATCGACTATGATGAGGATGGGAAGATCATCGCCATCGAGTTCCAGGATGCTGCTGCGCAGTTGCCGGCCGACGTTCTGGAAAAAGCGGGCTAG
- the pdxH gene encoding pyridoxamine 5'-phosphate oxidase yields MAGTGLTESDFTQSVEPYALFARWLADATASEPNDPTALSLATVDPDGMPNVRMVLLKGFDEQGFVFYTNYESAKGRELLSAMKAAMCFHWKSLRRQVRIRGIVETVTDAEADAYYATRPRGSRIGAWASAQSRPLEGRFALEKAVAEYTARYAIGEIPRPSHWSGFRIKPTSIEFWHDRPFRLHDRVLFETDGQGWNKTRLYP; encoded by the coding sequence ATGGCCGGAACAGGGTTAACAGAGAGTGATTTTACGCAAAGCGTCGAGCCCTATGCGCTGTTTGCGCGCTGGCTCGCCGATGCGACCGCCTCGGAACCGAACGATCCGACGGCGCTTTCGCTGGCGACCGTCGACCCGGACGGCATGCCGAACGTGCGCATGGTGCTGCTTAAGGGCTTCGACGAACAGGGTTTCGTCTTCTACACGAATTATGAAAGCGCCAAGGGCCGCGAGCTTCTTTCGGCGATGAAAGCCGCGATGTGCTTCCACTGGAAAAGCCTTCGCCGGCAGGTGCGCATACGTGGCATCGTGGAAACGGTGACCGACGCGGAAGCCGATGCCTATTATGCGACACGCCCCAGAGGCAGCCGCATCGGCGCGTGGGCGTCGGCGCAGTCGCGTCCGCTCGAAGGCCGGTTTGCGCTCGAAAAGGCCGTCGCGGAATACACCGCGCGCTATGCGATCGGGGAGATTCCGCGGCCCAGCCATTGGTCGGGCTTCCGCATCAAGCCGACATCGATCGAGTTCTGGCACGACAGGCCGTTCCGGCTGCACGACAGGGTGCTGTTCGAAACGGACGGCCAGGGCTGGAACAAGACGCGGCTCTATCCATGA
- a CDS encoding RT0821/Lpp0805 family surface protein, with amino-acid sequence MCLAAAISLAGCGTKGFSFEDAVPDTSIVTGSISRDAPVVQDAATVSDEATIRNAVSSAAVDDIGEAGMGWANAGTGSRGTIRDVIETRDAGFLCRSFTASRESFEGIHMYRGETCLGNSKSWVMKAFARVE; translated from the coding sequence ATGTGCCTCGCGGCCGCGATCTCGCTTGCGGGCTGCGGAACCAAGGGTTTTTCGTTCGAGGATGCCGTGCCGGACACGTCGATCGTGACGGGTTCGATCTCGCGCGACGCGCCGGTCGTGCAGGATGCGGCGACGGTTTCCGACGAAGCGACGATTCGCAATGCGGTCTCGTCGGCGGCGGTGGACGATATCGGCGAAGCCGGCATGGGCTGGGCGAATGCGGGCACCGGCTCGCGCGGGACGATACGCGATGTTATAGAAACGCGTGATGCAGGCTTCCTCTGCCGCAGTTTCACTGCCTCGCGCGAAAGCTTCGAGGGCATTCACATGTATCGCGGGGAGACGTGCCTGGGCAACAGCAAGTCCTGGGTCATGAAAGCCTTCGCAAGGGTCGAATAG
- a CDS encoding DnaJ C-terminal domain-containing protein, which translates to MRDPYDVLGVAKNASAKDIKSAFRKLAKKYHPDQNPDDPKSKDKFAEINQAYEVVGDDTKRGQFDRGEIDANGKPRFAGFDGAAGAAGGGDPFGAFRRAGGRGPGGAQFEFRGGGPGADSGDIFSEIFGQAFRRGPGGQQQQAPAGADLNANLDVTLEEAATAAKVAVAFPDGRKMSIKLPAYVEDGQTIRLKGQGEASPFGQPGDALIKVRFRSHPLYRIERRDLHVDVPVALSDAVLGAKVAVETPFGRVAMSVPAWSSSDKTMRIKGKGLPLKAGGHGDLYAHVRIMLPEGGDAELEALMRVWAAGKAGTPQA; encoded by the coding sequence ATGCGCGATCCCTATGACGTCCTGGGCGTTGCGAAGAACGCCTCTGCGAAAGACATCAAGTCGGCTTTCCGCAAGCTGGCGAAGAAATACCATCCCGACCAGAACCCCGACGACCCCAAGTCGAAGGACAAGTTCGCCGAGATCAACCAGGCCTACGAAGTCGTCGGCGACGACACCAAGCGTGGCCAGTTCGATCGCGGCGAAATTGACGCCAATGGTAAACCGCGATTCGCGGGCTTTGACGGCGCAGCCGGTGCGGCTGGCGGTGGCGATCCGTTCGGCGCGTTTCGACGTGCCGGCGGGCGCGGGCCGGGTGGCGCGCAGTTCGAGTTCAGGGGCGGCGGACCCGGTGCGGATTCCGGCGATATTTTCAGCGAGATTTTCGGTCAGGCGTTCAGGCGCGGACCGGGCGGGCAGCAACAGCAGGCTCCAGCCGGCGCGGACCTCAATGCAAATCTCGACGTGACGCTCGAAGAGGCGGCCACCGCCGCCAAGGTCGCGGTGGCGTTTCCCGACGGGCGAAAGATGAGCATCAAGCTGCCTGCCTATGTCGAGGACGGCCAGACGATCCGCCTCAAGGGGCAGGGCGAGGCCTCGCCATTCGGTCAGCCAGGCGATGCGCTCATCAAGGTGCGCTTCCGCAGCCACCCTCTCTACCGAATCGAACGGCGCGACCTTCATGTCGACGTGCCCGTTGCCCTGTCCGATGCTGTTCTGGGCGCCAAGGTTGCCGTCGAGACGCCGTTCGGCCGCGTCGCGATGTCCGTTCCCGCTTGGTCCAGTTCGGACAAGACGATGCGGATCAAGGGCAAGGGCCTGCCCTTGAAAGCAGGCGGACACGGCGACCTCTACGCCCATGTCCGTATCATGTTGCCGGAAGGCGGCGATGCCGAACTCGAGGCCCTGATGCGCGTTTGGGCGGCAGGCAAGGCAGGCACGCCGCAAGCTTGA
- the fabI gene encoding enoyl-ACP reductase FabI: MTAGNGLMAGKRGLIMGIANNRSIAWGIAKACADQGAELALTYQGEAFRKRVEPLASELGGAYVAGDCDVTDMASVDAVFDGIEKKWGKLDFVVHAIAFSDKDELDGRYVETSRENFQRTMDISVYSFTAVAKRAEKLMTDGGSLLTLTYYGAEKVMPHYNVMGVAKAALEASVRYLAVDLGSNGIRVNAISAGPIKTLAASGIGDFRYILKWNEYNSPLKKTVSIEEVGGSGLYLLSDLSRGVTGEVHHVDAGYHVVGMKAVDAPDISTV, from the coding sequence ATGACGGCAGGTAACGGCCTTATGGCAGGCAAGCGCGGTCTCATCATGGGGATCGCCAACAATCGCTCCATCGCCTGGGGCATCGCCAAGGCGTGTGCCGACCAGGGTGCCGAGCTGGCGCTTACCTATCAGGGTGAGGCTTTCCGCAAGCGTGTAGAGCCGCTCGCGTCCGAACTCGGCGGCGCGTATGTCGCCGGCGATTGTGACGTGACCGACATGGCAAGCGTCGATGCTGTTTTCGACGGCATCGAGAAGAAGTGGGGCAAGCTGGACTTCGTCGTCCATGCCATCGCCTTCTCCGACAAGGACGAACTCGACGGCCGTTATGTCGAAACGTCGCGCGAGAACTTCCAGCGCACGATGGATATCTCGGTCTACTCCTTCACGGCTGTCGCGAAGCGTGCCGAGAAGCTGATGACCGATGGTGGGTCGCTGCTGACCCTGACCTATTACGGTGCTGAAAAAGTCATGCCGCATTACAACGTGATGGGCGTGGCCAAGGCAGCACTTGAAGCCAGTGTGCGCTATCTCGCGGTCGATCTTGGCAGCAACGGCATTCGCGTCAACGCGATCTCCGCCGGCCCGATCAAGACGCTCGCAGCATCCGGCATCGGCGATTTCCGCTACATCCTGAAGTGGAACGAGTACAACTCGCCGCTGAAGAAGACCGTGTCGATCGAGGAAGTCGGTGGCTCCGGCCTCTATCTGCTCTCGGACCTGTCGCGCGGCGTGACCGGCGAGGTTCACCATGTCGATGCCGGCTATCACGTCGTCGGCATGAAGGCAGTGGACGCACCCGACATCTCGACCGTCTAG
- a CDS encoding histidine phosphatase family protein — MDRIVYFVRHGETDWNAEGRLQGQVDTDLNAKGRSQADRNGRKLAELISDPSKFDFVASPLRRTRDTMEHIRTQMNLPPKDYRTDPVLVEVHFGDWQGHTFEELEATEPGCFVRREVDKWNFLPPGAGAESYDDLAERIRPWFEGLQRETVCVTHGGIVRSVFRLTETMTQGECAALIIPQDRVLRLQDGRLDWL, encoded by the coding sequence TTGGATCGCATCGTCTATTTCGTGCGCCACGGCGAGACGGACTGGAATGCCGAAGGACGCTTGCAGGGTCAGGTCGATACCGACCTGAACGCCAAGGGGCGTTCACAGGCCGATCGCAACGGCCGGAAACTTGCCGAGCTCATTTCCGACCCGTCCAAATTCGACTTCGTTGCGAGCCCGCTGAGGCGCACCCGCGATACGATGGAGCATATCCGGACGCAGATGAACCTGCCGCCGAAGGACTATCGGACCGACCCGGTCTTGGTGGAGGTCCATTTCGGTGACTGGCAGGGCCACACCTTCGAGGAACTCGAAGCCACGGAGCCCGGCTGCTTCGTAAGGCGGGAGGTGGACAAGTGGAATTTCCTGCCGCCGGGCGCGGGCGCCGAGAGCTATGACGACCTGGCCGAGCGCATCAGGCCGTGGTTCGAGGGCCTGCAGCGCGAGACGGTCTGTGTCACGCATGGCGGCATAGTGCGGTCGGTGTTTCGTCTCACGGAGACGATGACGCAGGGGGAATGTGCAGCACTCATCATCCCGCAGGATCGCGTGCTTCGCCTTCAGGACGGGCGGCTCGACTGGCTGTAG
- a CDS encoding DUF1344 domain-containing protein codes for MRIVSGVLSALAIVASVGLFSSGALAADDEGKIAKVDPNGLTITLDNGNTYKLSGEFDIEALQPGTEVVLAYDTIEGEKTVTDLVTYE; via the coding sequence ATGCGCATCGTATCAGGGGTTCTCTCAGCGCTTGCAATCGTCGCCAGCGTGGGACTTTTTTCAAGCGGCGCGCTTGCGGCCGATGACGAGGGCAAGATCGCCAAAGTCGACCCGAACGGGCTGACGATCACTCTCGACAACGGCAACACCTACAAGCTCTCGGGCGAATTCGACATCGAGGCGCTTCAGCCGGGGACAGAGGTCGTCCTGGCCTACGACACGATCGAAGGCGAGAAAACGGTTACCGACCTCGTCACCTACGAGTAG
- the aroC gene encoding chorismate synthase gives MSHNTFGHLFRVTTWGESHGAALGCVVDGCPPGIRFTLAEIQAELDKRRPGQSRFVTQRREADEVKVLSGFVMDDDGETMITTGTPVSMMIENTDQRSKDYGEIARQYRPGHADYTYDTKYGIRDYRGGGRSSARETAARVAAGALARKIVPGLSVRGALVAMGDKTIDRANWNWGFIGDAENPFFTPDPASVAIFSDYLDGIRKAGSSVGALIEIVAEGVPAGLGAPVYAKLDQDIASNLMSINAVKGVEIGDGFETARMTGEENADEMRMGNDGKPFFMSNHAGGILGGISTGQPVVSRFAVKPTSSILTPRRSVDVDGNDVDIRTKGRHDPCVGIRAVPIGEAMVACAIADHYLRHRGQTGRIA, from the coding sequence ATGTCGCATAACACCTTCGGCCATCTCTTCCGCGTTACCACCTGGGGCGAAAGCCACGGTGCCGCACTTGGCTGCGTGGTCGATGGATGCCCGCCCGGCATTCGGTTCACGCTGGCGGAAATCCAGGCCGAACTCGACAAGCGCCGTCCCGGCCAGTCGCGTTTCGTCACGCAGCGCCGCGAGGCCGACGAGGTGAAGGTTCTGTCCGGTTTCGTCATGGATGATGACGGCGAGACCATGATCACGACCGGCACGCCGGTGTCGATGATGATCGAGAACACCGACCAGCGCTCAAAGGACTATGGCGAGATCGCGCGGCAGTATCGTCCTGGCCACGCCGATTACACCTACGACACGAAATACGGCATCCGCGATTATCGGGGCGGTGGGCGCTCCTCGGCGCGCGAGACTGCCGCCCGCGTCGCTGCCGGTGCTTTGGCGCGCAAGATCGTGCCGGGCCTGTCGGTGCGCGGCGCGCTGGTCGCGATGGGCGACAAGACGATCGATCGGGCCAACTGGAACTGGGGTTTCATCGGCGATGCCGAAAACCCGTTCTTCACGCCTGATCCGGCGTCCGTCGCAATCTTTTCCGACTATCTGGATGGCATCCGCAAGGCCGGTTCGTCGGTCGGTGCGCTGATCGAGATCGTGGCCGAAGGCGTGCCTGCTGGTCTCGGCGCCCCTGTCTATGCCAAGCTCGATCAAGACATTGCGTCCAATCTGATGTCGATCAACGCCGTCAAGGGCGTGGAGATCGGCGACGGCTTCGAGACGGCTCGCATGACCGGCGAGGAAAACGCCGACGAGATGCGCATGGGCAATGACGGGAAGCCGTTCTTCATGTCCAACCATGCCGGCGGCATCCTGGGCGGCATCTCGACGGGCCAGCCCGTCGTGTCGCGCTTCGCGGTCAAGCCGACCTCGTCCATCCTGACGCCGCGACGTTCCGTGGATGTCGATGGCAACGACGTCGATATCCGCACCAAGGGCCGTCACGACCCCTGCGTCGGCATTCGCGCCGTGCCGATCGGCGAGGCCATGGTTGCCTGCGCGATCGCGGAT